A window of Daphnia pulicaria isolate SC F1-1A chromosome 10, SC_F0-13Bv2, whole genome shotgun sequence contains these coding sequences:
- the LOC124315038 gene encoding serine/threonine-protein kinase/endoribonuclease ire-1-like isoform X1: protein MATNSTVSLSMKFDRTSILGSGGYGVVFRGEWNNKIVAVKRIEKTNCENNKGEDALQKLHHPNVVKLYHVDSDIDFRYYALELCQLSLNQLFNGDEAQKNYQEKMPPEKEVCLQLAKGLAYIHEKGFIYWDIKPQNVFISVHPTDVENVSMKWADFGLGSPLNDRGSFSTTEHNTRPDNWLAPEILQMKENFNRTTPLRQEGTVKSDVFSAGLIFGFYLLKGRHPYGSQFNIPANIVNNTPVNLKAIEEKKHPMHAIIMDMLKKNPNDRISAADVITRIANIQ, encoded by the exons ATGGCTACCAATTCAAC TGTTTCTCTTTCGATGAAATTCGACAGGACATCCATTTTAGGAAGTGGGGGTTACGGGGTCGTTTTTAGAGGAGAATGGAACAATAAAATAGTTGCAGTCAAGcgaattgaaaaaacaaattgtgaaAACAACAAAGGAGAAGATGCGCTGCAAAAACTCCACCATCCAAATGTCGTCAAACTTTATCACGTTGACAGCGACATTGATTTCAG ATATTATGCGCTGGAACTATGCCAATTATCGCTGAATCAACTATTCAACGGTGACGAGGCCCAGAAAAACTATCAAGAGAAAATGCCgccagaaaaagaagtttgccTCCAGTTGGCCAAGGGATTGGCGTACATTCACGAAAAGGGATTCATCTACTGGGATATTAAACCACAAAATGTCTTCATTTCTGTCCATCCGACTGATGTAGAAAATGTGTCGATGAAATGGGCCGATTTCGGACTCGGTTCGCCACTCAACGACAGGGGAAGTTTCTCGACGACCGAGCACAACACACGGCCCGATAATTGGCTGGCCCCTGAAATCTTGCAGATGAAGGAAAATTTCAATCGGACGACGCCCCTACGTCAAGAAGGAACCGTTAAAAGTGACGTTTTTTCCGCAGGTCTCATTTTcggcttttatcttttaaaaggACGTCACCCCTACGGCTCACAATTCAATATCCCTGCCAACATTGTCAATAATACGCCAGTCAATCTGAAAG CcatagaagagaaaaagcaTCCCATGCACGCTATCATCATGGacatgttgaagaaaaaccccaACGACAGGATTTCAGCGGCTGACGTCATAACAAGAATCGCCAACATTCAAtag
- the LOC124315038 gene encoding serine/threonine-protein kinase/endoribonuclease IRE2-like isoform X2, whose amino-acid sequence MATNSTVSLSMKFDRTSILGSGGYGVVFRGEWNNKIVAVKRIEKTNCENNKGEDALQKLHHPNVVKLYHVDSDIDFRYYALELCQLSLNQLFNGDEAQKNYQEKMPPEKEVCLQLAKGLAYIHEKGFIYWDIKPQNVFISVHPTDVENVSMKWADFGLGSPLNDRGSFSTTEHNTRPDNWLAPEILQMKENFNRTTPLRQEGTVKSDVFSAGLIFGFYLLKGRHPYGSQFNIPANIVNNTPVNLKEEKKHPMHAIIMDMLKKNPNDRISAADVITRIANIQ is encoded by the exons ATGGCTACCAATTCAAC TGTTTCTCTTTCGATGAAATTCGACAGGACATCCATTTTAGGAAGTGGGGGTTACGGGGTCGTTTTTAGAGGAGAATGGAACAATAAAATAGTTGCAGTCAAGcgaattgaaaaaacaaattgtgaaAACAACAAAGGAGAAGATGCGCTGCAAAAACTCCACCATCCAAATGTCGTCAAACTTTATCACGTTGACAGCGACATTGATTTCAG ATATTATGCGCTGGAACTATGCCAATTATCGCTGAATCAACTATTCAACGGTGACGAGGCCCAGAAAAACTATCAAGAGAAAATGCCgccagaaaaagaagtttgccTCCAGTTGGCCAAGGGATTGGCGTACATTCACGAAAAGGGATTCATCTACTGGGATATTAAACCACAAAATGTCTTCATTTCTGTCCATCCGACTGATGTAGAAAATGTGTCGATGAAATGGGCCGATTTCGGACTCGGTTCGCCACTCAACGACAGGGGAAGTTTCTCGACGACCGAGCACAACACACGGCCCGATAATTGGCTGGCCCCTGAAATCTTGCAGATGAAGGAAAATTTCAATCGGACGACGCCCCTACGTCAAGAAGGAACCGTTAAAAGTGACGTTTTTTCCGCAGGTCTCATTTTcggcttttatcttttaaaaggACGTCACCCCTACGGCTCACAATTCAATATCCCTGCCAACATTGTCAATAATACGCCAGTCAATCTGAAAG aagagaaaaagcaTCCCATGCACGCTATCATCATGGacatgttgaagaaaaaccccaACGACAGGATTTCAGCGGCTGACGTCATAACAAGAATCGCCAACATTCAAtag
- the LOC124315038 gene encoding serine/threonine-protein kinase/endoribonuclease ire-1-like isoform X3 codes for MKFDRTSILGSGGYGVVFRGEWNNKIVAVKRIEKTNCENNKGEDALQKLHHPNVVKLYHVDSDIDFRYYALELCQLSLNQLFNGDEAQKNYQEKMPPEKEVCLQLAKGLAYIHEKGFIYWDIKPQNVFISVHPTDVENVSMKWADFGLGSPLNDRGSFSTTEHNTRPDNWLAPEILQMKENFNRTTPLRQEGTVKSDVFSAGLIFGFYLLKGRHPYGSQFNIPANIVNNTPVNLKAIEEKKHPMHAIIMDMLKKNPNDRISAADVITRIANIQ; via the exons ATGAAATTCGACAGGACATCCATTTTAGGAAGTGGGGGTTACGGGGTCGTTTTTAGAGGAGAATGGAACAATAAAATAGTTGCAGTCAAGcgaattgaaaaaacaaattgtgaaAACAACAAAGGAGAAGATGCGCTGCAAAAACTCCACCATCCAAATGTCGTCAAACTTTATCACGTTGACAGCGACATTGATTTCAG ATATTATGCGCTGGAACTATGCCAATTATCGCTGAATCAACTATTCAACGGTGACGAGGCCCAGAAAAACTATCAAGAGAAAATGCCgccagaaaaagaagtttgccTCCAGTTGGCCAAGGGATTGGCGTACATTCACGAAAAGGGATTCATCTACTGGGATATTAAACCACAAAATGTCTTCATTTCTGTCCATCCGACTGATGTAGAAAATGTGTCGATGAAATGGGCCGATTTCGGACTCGGTTCGCCACTCAACGACAGGGGAAGTTTCTCGACGACCGAGCACAACACACGGCCCGATAATTGGCTGGCCCCTGAAATCTTGCAGATGAAGGAAAATTTCAATCGGACGACGCCCCTACGTCAAGAAGGAACCGTTAAAAGTGACGTTTTTTCCGCAGGTCTCATTTTcggcttttatcttttaaaaggACGTCACCCCTACGGCTCACAATTCAATATCCCTGCCAACATTGTCAATAATACGCCAGTCAATCTGAAAG CcatagaagagaaaaagcaTCCCATGCACGCTATCATCATGGacatgttgaagaaaaaccccaACGACAGGATTTCAGCGGCTGACGTCATAACAAGAATCGCCAACATTCAAtag
- the LOC124314523 gene encoding myosin-6-like: MTDIIGENLQLTNENSGLWRKIEAKDRVIAYNRANLEKLQNSLEEKKLHKVHEELASSQRVLASKNRIITKLQEQNRESRVEMEQLRTCLNEQQLDTRELAVATRELESKNTTIAELEAKNLSLAENNGRLRRKMEDDDRLLQSSQSALQQLQDELQQLLDNVPQLKQTMEDSGRLLLSSKVTIEELQLSLNKQTERVEQLVDQIRLKNEEVAELTNKNHQLEQNDQRLRQIIEETKLLVVSSNDELENLRVCIAEQQSDKVHELAIANCEIESKNKTISELETENFRLAENDSRLRRKMEDSDLLLLSSKAEVEELRVSLNNQTERVKHLQDQVKNLDQEKEEAIRKLAELEAKQKEMKPKLTADVGCGSDEVINNPLRIENPIKIVKDTPIIVTAEPQPVHLSPARTEIESKAAQVSTEKPPDEFNILSSVQTEVYVDRIVITGIANKDCGRVIGRHGSNAKRIEEQYWVSVSFINANLFITGGDAESRQAACNDVIDILSVTIECPKINLRRNIFSDGYELRELAFNHDVHIYRPGGENKYVTIWGTLANCRRVHDILQNGNR, encoded by the coding sequence ATGACTGACATTATAGGGGAAAATCTCCAGTTGACAAATGAGAATTCGGGGCTATGGCGCAAAATTGAAGCCAAGGATAGAGTTATTGCATATAACCGAGCGAATTTGGAGAAACTACAGAATAGtcttgaagagaaaaaattgcaCAAGGTGCACGAAGAACTGGCTTCGAGTCAACGTGTTCTGGCATCCAAAAACAGAATCATTACTAAACTTCAAGAGCAAAATCGAGAAAGTCGAGTGGAAATGGAGCAACTCCGGACTTGCCTAAATGAACAGCAATTGGACACGCGCGAGTTGGCCGTGGCTACACGTGAGCTAGAGTCGAAGAATACAACCATTGCTGAACTCGAAGCGAAAAATCTCAGTTTGGCCGAAAACAATGGGCGGTTAAGGCGCAAAATGGAAGACGACGATCGTCTCCTTCAATCCAGTCAGTCGGCTTTGCAACAATTACAAGATGAACTACAACAACTACTTGATAACGTTCCACAGTTGAAGCAAACAATGGAAGATTCCGGCCGTCTTCTGCTATCCAGTAAGGTGACAATAGAAGAACTCCAGCTGTCCCTTAACAAACAGACCGAAAGGGTCGAGCAGCTGGTGGATCAAATTCGATTAAAGAACGAAGAAGTTGCCGAATTGACAAATAAAAACCACCAATTGGAACAAAACGATCAGCGGCTAAGGCAAATAATAGAAGAGACCAAACTTCTTGTTGTATCCAGTAACGATGAATTGGAAAATCTCCGGGTGTGCATTGCCGAACAGCAATCGGACAAGGTGCACGAGTTGGCCATAGCTAACTGTGAAATAGAGTCAAAGaataaaaccatttctgaACTTGAAACGGAGAATTTCCGTTTGGCCGAAAACGATTCGCGACTAAGGCGTAAAATGGAAGATagcgatcttcttcttctatccagTAAGGCGGAAGTGGAAGAGCTACGAGTATCCCTGAATAACCAAACCGAAAGGGTCAAGCACCTACAGGATCAAGTGAAAAATCTGGACCAGGAGAAGGAAGAAGCTATTCGTAAATTGGCTGAATTGGAAGCTAagcagaaagaaatgaaaccgAAACTGACGGCTGACGTTGGATGTGGGAGCGATGAGGTAATAAATAACCCTCTCCGAATTGAAAATCCCATTAAAATCGTAAAGGACACACCGATCATCGTAACTGCCGAGCCACAACCGGTGCACTTATCACCAGCCCGCACTGAAATTGAAAGTAAAGCCGCCCAGGTGTCCACTGAAAAACCGCCGGATGAGTTTAACATTTTATCTTCTGTACAAACTGAAGTCTACGTCGATCGAATCGTCATAACAGGAATAGCGAATAAGGATTGCGGGCGAGTTATCGGGCGTCATGGGAGCAACGCCAAAAGGATTGAAGAGCAATATTGGGTTAGTGTAAGTTTTATCAACGCTAACCTATTCATCACCGGAGGAGATGCTGAGAGCCGACAAGCAGCTTGTAACGACGTAATTGACATTTTATCAGTCACCATCGAATGCCCTAAAATCAATCTAAGAAGAAACATCTTTTCCGACGGATATGAGTTAAGAGAATTGGCTTTTAACCATGATGTACATATTTATCGTCCAGGTGGAGAAAATAAATACGTCACCATCTGGGGTACACTAGCCAATTGCCGAAGAGTTCACGACATTCTTCAAAATGGAAATCGCtag